A window from Primulina huaijiensis isolate GDHJ02 chromosome 11, ASM1229523v2, whole genome shotgun sequence encodes these proteins:
- the LOC140987454 gene encoding nifU-like protein 2, chloroplastic has protein sequence MALNPSFCSSHSRLHQTLETSSSSTASSSTTTAAAAIVLFRRSVHPQAEVASFVGSRVQLSGRLNQLRRASPGGLRKIGVKAVAMPESVVELPLTADNVESLLDEIRPYLIADGGNVALHEIDGNIVKLKLQGACGSCPSSTMTMKLGIERRLMEKIPEVVAVEAIPDEETGLELNEENIEKVLEEIRPYLVGAAGGDLELVAIDEPIIKVRITGPAASVMTVRVAVTQKLREKIPAIAAVQLLS, from the exons ATGGCCTTGAATCCTTCCTTCTGTTCGAGCCATTCAAGGCTCCATCAAACCCTAGAGACCTCTTCTTCCTCTACAGCATCATCATCGACGACAACCGCCGCTGCCGCCATTGTTCTGTTTCGTCGCTCTGTACATCCGCAGGCAGAG GTTGCTAGTTTCGTCGGCTCTCGAGTTCAGCTTTCGGGGAGGCTCAATCAGCTGCGGCGGGCGTCACCGGGTGGTTTGCGGAAGATTG GTGTAAAAGCAGTTGCAATGCCTGAATCAGTCGTGGAACTACCACTCACGGCAGACAATGTCGAGAGTTTGTTAGATGAAATCAGGCCTTACCTCATAGCAGATGGAGGCAATGTTGCATTACATGAAATTGACGGAAATATCGTAAAATTGAAATTACAGGGGGCATGTGGCTCATGTCCTAGTTCTACAATGACGATGAAATTGGGCATTGAGCGTCGGCTTATGGAAAAGATTCCTGAAGTTGTTGCAGTTGAGGCAATACCTGATGAAGAAACTGGCCTTGAGTTGAATGAAGAAAACATAGAGAAG GTACTTGAAGAAATAAGACCGTACCTCGTTGGGGCAGCAGGTGGAGATTTGGAGCTAGTTGCCATTGACGAGCCAATAATTAAGGTACGAATTACTGGTCCTGCAGCCAGTGTCATGACCGTTCGAGTGGCTGTGACTCAGAAACTTCGAGAAAAAATTCCTGCCATTGCAGCTGTTCAACTTTTGTCGTAA
- the LOC140987453 gene encoding uncharacterized protein — translation MFLHIIPILTRWAICSSSTIETNFARIHMEEFYAVEDNHVDYRSNVDNSRPFRSVKEAVAVFGERSLVGEIYSSKQPFSFSERGTPSFSPSQNVCKESWSSYGQNMSLSDTVKKLEAELEETKAELKLLKEKESDMEVALAMLNAELHESMSKMAQVDHLASSSTPVRVAGDMITKDDQEEKRESRTSSQNLRQILNVGQSEGLFWGKKMVKKKPIIPLVGGLSSGKKRPSTSMYTSLHSSSRLHWN, via the coding sequence ATGTTCCTTCACATTATTCCTATATTAACCAGATGGGCCATTTGTTCATCTTCAACTATAGAAACCAATTTTGCTCGAATTCATATGGAAGAATTCTACGCCGTCGAAGATAATCATGTCGATTACCGCTCAAATGTTGACAATTCGCGGCCTTTCCGCTCGGTTAAGGAGGCTGTGGCAGTTTTCGGGGAGCGGTCCTTGGTTGGAGAGATTTACTCCTCCAAGCAGCCATTCTCTTTCTCCGAGAGAGGAACACCGAGTTTCTCGCCAAGTCAGAATGTATGCAAAGAATCATGGTCTAGTTACGGTCAGAACATGTCTCTCTCGGACACTGTGAAGAAGCTCGAGGCCGAACTCGAGGAGACGAAGGCGGAGCTTAAGCTGCTCAAGGAAAAAGAATCAGACATGGAGGTGGCACTGGCGATGTTGAATGCTGAGCTCCACGAGAGTATGTCTAAGATGGCACAAGTGGATCACCTGGCTTCATCGAGCACTCCGGTTCGAGTGGCAGGGGATATGATCACAAAGGATGATCAAGAGGAGAAGAGGGAAAGTAGAACAAGTTCACAAAATTTGAGACAGATTTTGAATGTGGGGCAGAGTGAAGGCTTGTTTTGGGGGAAGAAAATGGTGAAAAAGAAGCCCATAATTCCTCTTGTTGGAGGTCTTTCCTCAGGCAAAAAAAGGCCATCTACAAGCATGTATACTTCTCTTCATTCATCTTCTCGTTTGCATTGGAATTGA
- the LOC140987452 gene encoding uncharacterized protein At5g49945-like → MANSRSPSSPSSSSSSSLFFSPVSLLRPRGDTFLYLFALISIFSLLLHHLSAAPAHPHFEGFDADDDDFPLEDTNEEQVVPPLRSPPPPISLSTSTPESHRGPPESQIQRDHNPSSNSVKFPSTSSFEYWDEDEFEGIPQDLVPPQAGEVKPESTPTGADSDLGHPENMENSHKSDVKFPKKLSYYTVEIACVSFLIMFTINYFTGKRENENLALAWASKFAARDSIFEKNFSLLGVGETDDSPLLLQEGNNVFKFYASGRRFCSGLLATMDLKSRHDLISKLYNMVVPCKDEITFEVYMNDDAMDHVIFALARKKLAKTMQKEMKDLQRFSGLVAPPSGKKWVTEELQVISESKEVAGDLINDVVLDQVFGEKAFEKFGKLFISMYFSDQQIGSSKKMLVFKFALPDVNHMADMTRLVALVPYYIDLVGRYKLSSHARSKTEVARAKVAQETYKEIQNARQEALQKKKADQRKKLEEAEAKLSAEALRKKEAKEHARQMKKAMPKIKMSRSG, encoded by the exons ATGGCGAATTCGAGATCCCCTTCTtctccttcttcttcttcctcttcttctctcTTCTTCTCCCCGGTCTCTCTCCTCCGCCCCAGAGGCGATACCTTCCTCTATCTATTCGCTCTGATCTCCATCTTTTCTCTCCTCCTCCACCACCTCTCCGCCGCCCCTGCCCACCCCCATTTTGAAGGCTTCGACGCCGATGATGACGATTTCCCGCTCGAAGACACCAATGAGGAACAAGTTGTTCCTCCACTTCGTTCCCCCCCGCCGCCGATATCCCTATCCACTTCCACTCCGGAGTCCCACCGCGGCCCTCCTGAATCCCAGATTCAACGGGACCACAACCCTAGTTCCAATTCCGTGAAGTTCCCTTCAACCTCGTCGTTTGAGTACTGGGATGAAGATGAATTTGAAGGGATTCCTCAGGATTTGGTTCCACCTCAGGCGGGTGAAGTTAAGCCTGAGTCTACTCCCACTGGTGCTGATTCTGATTTGGGTCATCCCGAGAATATGGAGAATTCCCATAAATCGGATGTGAAATTTCCGAAGAAGCTGAGTTATTATACAGTTGAAATTGCGTGTGTTTCTTTTTTGATCATGTTTACGATAAATTATTTTACTGGAAAAAGAGAAAATGAGAATCTGGCCTTGGCGTGGGCGAGTAAATTTGCTGCTAGGGACtcgatttttgaaaaaaactttAGCTTGTTGGGAGTGGGGGAGACCGATGACTCTCCCCTTTTGCTTCAGGAAGGGAATAATGTATTTAAGTTCTATGCCAGCGGTAGGAGGTTCTGCTCCGGATTGCTGGCCACCATGGATCTTAAGAGCAGACATGATTTGATATCAAAGTTGTATAATATGGTTGTGCCTTGCAAGGATGAGATCACGTTTGAGGTTTATATGAATGATGATGCTATGGATCATGTGATTTTTGCCTTGGCGAGGAAGAAATTGGCGAAGACAATGCAGAAGGAGATGAAGGACTTGCAGAGGTTTTCTGGGTTGGTGGCGCCTCCCAGTGGGAAGAAGTGGGTCACTGAGGAGTTGCAGGTTATTTCGGAGTCTAAGGAGGTTGCTGGGGATTTGATCAATGATGTTGTTCTGGATCAG GTTTTTGGTGAGAAGGCTTTTGAGAAATTCGGAAAGTTGTTCATCTCGATGTATTTTTCTGATCAACAAATCGGCTCAAGCAAGAAGATGCTAGTGTTTAAGTTTGCTCTTCCTGATGTTAATCACATGGCTGACATGACTCGTTTGGTTGCACTCGTTCCCTATTACATTGATCTAGTTGGCCGATATAAGCTCAGCTCACAT GCTCGATCTAAAACAGAAGTAGCTAGGGCCAAAGTTGCCCAAGAGACTTATAAAGAGATTCAGAATGCCAGGCAAGAAGCATTACAGAAAAAGAAAGCCGACCAAAGAAAGAAGTTGGAGGAGGCTGAAGCAAAGCTAAGTGCTGAGGCTCTTCGGAAGAAGGAGGCAAAAGAGCATGCCCGCCAAATGAAGAAAGCCATGCCGAAAATCAAGATGAGTAGGTCTGGCTAG
- the LOC140987188 gene encoding sodium/pyruvate cotransporter BASS2, chloroplastic-like: MAASLCLHTFISCPKQTNSRISLYKPIIPIKVSARPYCESSRFAVKCSFGKDFEESAPVNVTVPDEPRWENWLATAASLYPLYVTAGGLVACFKPSAFSWFVERAPTSYSLTLGFIMLAMGITLELKDLVNLFMQRPFSILYGCAAQYTIMPTFGFVVSKILGLSPSLSVGLILLGSCPGGTASNVVTLIARGDVPLSIVMTVCTTLGAVILTPLLTKILAGTYVPIDAFKLSISTLQVVVAPVLLGSWLQSTFPQAVKMGTPFAPLLAVLASSLLASSVFSENVIRLKSSLIGTLIPSDASLLLRVQAILSCELGVVVLSVLLLHFAGFFVGYLAAALGGFKEPQRRAISIEVGMQNSSLGVVLATSHFASSMVALPSAISAVLMNIMGSSLGYFWRYNDPSYLKEVARK, from the exons ATGGCTGCTTCTTTGTGTCTCCATACGTTCATTTCCTGTCCGAAGCAAACCAATTCAAGGATATCGCTGTACAAACCCATCATACCCATTAAAGTTTCCGCAAGACCTTACTGTGAGAGTTCAAGATTTGCCGTTAAATGTAGTTTCGGTAAGGATTTTGAAGAATCAGCACCTGTGAATGTTACGGTTCCGGATGAACCCAGATGGGAAAATTGGTTGGCTACAGCAGCAAGCTTGTATCCCCTTTATGTGACTGCTGGAGGGCTGGTTGCTTGCTTCAAGCCTTCTGCTTTTTCTTGGTTTGTGGAAAGAGCTCCCACTTCGTATAGCTTAACACTCGGGTTTATTATGCTGGCTATGGGGATTACGTTGGAGCTCAAAGATTTGGTCAACCTATTCATGCAAAGGCCATTTTCC ATACTTTACGGTTGCGCTGCTCAATACACCATTATGCCCACTTTTGGCTTTGTAGTTAGCAAGATTTTGGGGCTCTCGCCTTCCCTCTCAGTAGGTTTGATTTTACTTGGTAGTTGCCCCGGTGGTACAGCCTCCAACGTG GTGACTTTAATTGCTCGAGGAGATGTACCGTTGTCCATAGTAATGACAGTTTGTACCACCCTTGGAGCAGTAATTCTTACACCGCTTTTGACAAAGATTCTTGCCGGAACCTATGTTCCAATTGATGCTTTTAAACTCTCCATCAGTACCTTGCAG gtGGTGGTTGCTCCTGTTCTGCTAGGATCCTGGCTACAGAGCACATTTCCTCAAGCTGTGAAAATGGGGACTCCCTTTGCTCCTTTGCTAGCTGTCTTAGCATCCTCACTCCTTGCTTCCAG TGTTTTCTCGGAAAATGTCATTCGTCTGAAGTCTTCATTAATTGGTACATTAATACCATCTGATGCATCATTGTTGCTTCGAGTTCAAGCAATACTCTCTTGTGAGTTGGGAGTTGTGGTACTCTCAGTACTGTTGCTACATTTTGCAGGTTTCTTTGTGGG GTATTTAGCTGCTGCTTTAGGTGGATTTAAGGAGCCACAGCGGCGTGCGATTTCCATAGAA GTTGGCATGCAGAATTCATCGTTGGGAGTGGTTTTAGCAACGTCCCATTTTGCATCATCAATGGTTGCGTTACCTTCAGCTATATCCGCGGTACTAATGAATATAATGGGCAGCAGTTTAGGTTATTTTTGGAGGTACAATGATCCTTCTTACCTAAAGGAAGTGGCTCGGAAGTGA